The Saccharomycodes ludwigii strain NBRC 1722 chromosome II, whole genome shotgun sequence genome window below encodes:
- the MBA1 gene encoding Mba1p (similar to Saccharomyces cerevisiae YBR185C | MBA1 | Multi-copy Bypass of AFG3), whose protein sequence is MLFSCIPINRTVFHAISSTTKRNGLIYSRRFISNTKQLMNNAAKTEENRTQQLDPRHLGIAQEVYIPTQWSNMPSIFLHPIVYAKSIVRRIYTLGMNTIQVALFRYQSGLKPNFVLWKNSAIETYINVNKAFAKKDIMSIKPSVSIWVEETLKERAKQLPKNAVLDWELKKFNEVPKLITVQALMIPGRPLEYLQIVYKFNTKQRLIKFNKESGKTDTLDRDVIDYTGFLIDANTNDVILLGTVFESKPDAKLPQNNDNVNIAIKNMKINGDIYRLPQPIGTMDSKKK, encoded by the coding sequence ATGCTATTTAGTTGTATACCAATCAATAGAACTGTATTCCATGCTATTTCTTCCACTACCAAGAGAAATGGCTTGATATATTCAAGGCgttttatttctaatacTAAACAGTTAATGAATAATGCAGCCAAAACTGAAGAAAATAGAACGCAGCAATTGGATCCACGTCATTTAGGTATTGCTCAAGAGGTGTATATTCCAACACAATGGTCTAATATGCCAAGCATTTTTCTACACCCAATTGTATATGCAAAAAGTATAGTTAGAAGAATTTACACCTTAGGTATGAATACTATCCAAGTTGCCCTATTTAGATACCAATCTGGCCTCAAACCAAACTTTGTTTTATGGAAGAATTCTGCTATTGAAACATAtattaatgttaataaAGCATTTGCTAAAAAAGACATAATGTCGATTAAACCATCTGTATCCATTTGGGTTGAAGAAACTTTAAAGGAACGAGCCAAACAACTACCTAAAAATGCTGTTTTGGATTgggaattaaaaaaatttaatgaaGTTCCTAAATTAATTACTGTTCAGGCATTGATGATTCCGGGCAGACCATTAGAGTACTTGCAAATTGTCTATAAATTTAACACCAAGCAGAGACTGATCAAATTTAATAAGGAAAGCGGTAAAACTGATACTCTAGATAGAGACGTTATTGATTATACTGGGTTTTTAATTGATGCAAACACCAAtgatgttattttattgggCACCGTATTTGAGAGTAAACCTGACGCAAAACTGCcacaaaataatgataatgttAATATAGCTATAAAGAACATGAAAATTAACGGTGACATTTACAGATTACCACAACCCATTGGAACAATGGATagtaagaaaaaataa